The following proteins are encoded in a genomic region of Methanoculleus oceani:
- a CDS encoding tubulin/FtsZ family protein, translating into MRVFFIGFGQAGGKIVDMFIEQDKRMQTQSFRGIAVNTARTDLMGLKNIELKDRLLIGQTVVKGHGVGTDNVTGARVTADEIDAIINAIDSRGTHDVDAFVIIAGLGGGTGSGGSPVLARHLKRIYREPVYAIGILPAPEEGRLYSYNAARSLSTLVNEADNTFIFDNSAWKNEGESVKDAYSRLNDEIVRRFGVLFRAGEVGKAGVGEMVVDSSEVINTLRGGGISTVGYAISEKVSPRTKQNQGLLSGLMRKKEKTEEVLTGEDKSAKIIALVRRAMLGRLTLPCDYSTAERGLVLLAGPPDEMDRKGVEKSKSWVEENIAGVEVRGGDYPVQSDYVAAVVVLATIGNAPRITDLLEIAKSTKEDVLKSKEKRSTMFDDGIEPLFE; encoded by the coding sequence ATGAGGGTCTTCTTCATAGGATTCGGTCAGGCTGGGGGCAAAATTGTCGATATGTTCATCGAACAGGACAAACGAATGCAGACCCAGAGTTTCAGGGGAATTGCGGTAAACACAGCGCGAACCGACCTGATGGGGCTTAAAAACATCGAGTTGAAGGACCGGCTCCTTATCGGCCAGACGGTGGTCAAAGGCCACGGTGTCGGGACCGATAACGTAACCGGAGCGCGGGTGACTGCCGATGAGATTGATGCCATCATAAACGCTATCGACTCGCGGGGCACGCACGATGTCGATGCCTTCGTCATCATCGCCGGTCTCGGCGGCGGAACGGGTTCCGGGGGTTCGCCGGTACTCGCCCGGCACTTAAAGCGCATCTACCGGGAACCGGTCTATGCGATCGGCATCTTGCCCGCCCCCGAGGAGGGCCGGCTTTACTCGTATAACGCAGCCCGCTCCCTGAGCACCCTGGTGAACGAGGCGGACAACACCTTCATTTTTGACAACAGTGCCTGGAAGAATGAAGGAGAAAGTGTCAAGGATGCCTATAGCCGACTGAACGACGAGATTGTCCGCCGGTTCGGCGTGCTTTTCCGTGCAGGCGAAGTCGGCAAGGCGGGCGTCGGTGAGATGGTCGTGGACTCGAGCGAGGTCATCAATACCCTGCGCGGCGGCGGCATCAGCACCGTCGGGTATGCCATCAGCGAGAAGGTCAGTCCGCGAACGAAGCAGAATCAGGGGCTCCTCTCTGGCCTGATGCGGAAGAAGGAGAAGACCGAGGAGGTGCTGACCGGGGAGGACAAGTCGGCGAAGATCATTGCTCTTGTCAGGCGTGCCATGCTCGGGCGCCTCACCCTGCCGTGTGACTACTCGACGGCGGAGCGGGGGCTCGTTCTCCTCGCGGGCCCCCCGGATGAGATGGACCGCAAGGGCGTGGAGAAGTCGAAGAGCTGGGTGGAGGAGAACATCGCCGGCGTCGAGGTCCGTGGCGGAGACTACCCCGTGCAGAGCGACTACGTCGCTGCGGTGGTGGTTCTTGCGACGATCGGCAACGCTCCACGGATCACCGATCTCCTCGAGATTGCAAAGTCCACGAAGGAAGATGTCCTCAAATCGAAGGAAAAGCGTTCGACCATGTTCGATGACGGCATAGAGCCCCTGTTCGAGTGA
- a CDS encoding NAD(P)/FAD-dependent oxidoreductase produces MKVCIVGGGLSGLVSALEIAGSHQVDLFERRPVPGGCLGSYRIGDYWIEEYYHHCFAGDTALLDLFDTLQVTDRLEWLKGTTGYYVDGTIHPLTTPTEILLYPHLTFTEKARLGLLTLRSRRFDAAALDGITAKDFILDNLGSGIYASFFEPLLKSKFGDRAGDVSAAWLISRIAIRSDRGAGGERLGYLKGGFRHFIARLEEEAARRGASIMPDSPVEEIRREGSGWLVNGMPYDAVVSTLPPQVTADLAGLDIAPIPYQGAACMTLALDRDVTDGIYWLNMKDAAPYGAVVSHTNFAPLEWYGEHIVYLASYFTGRLPENFEQSMLADFCRRFAVDESEVHWHRLAVDPYAGPVYTTGLRNRLPAYEEHGLFLAGMFSPPNYPERSMNGSVVAGQEVAKRVLARFLDA; encoded by the coding sequence ATGAAGGTCTGCATTGTGGGGGGAGGTCTATCCGGCCTGGTCTCGGCTCTCGAAATTGCCGGATCACACCAGGTGGATCTCTTCGAGCGAAGGCCCGTTCCGGGGGGCTGCCTCGGTTCGTACCGGATCGGGGATTACTGGATCGAGGAATACTATCACCATTGCTTTGCCGGCGATACCGCCCTGCTCGACCTCTTCGATACGCTTCAGGTGACCGACCGGCTGGAATGGCTCAAGGGCACCACCGGCTACTATGTCGACGGGACCATCCACCCGCTCACCACTCCGACCGAGATCCTGCTCTACCCTCACCTCACGTTCACCGAGAAGGCCCGCCTCGGGCTGCTGACCCTGCGCTCCCGGCGGTTCGACGCTGCAGCGCTCGACGGGATCACCGCAAAGGACTTCATCCTCGATAATCTCGGCTCAGGCATCTACGCATCGTTCTTCGAACCGCTCTTGAAGAGCAAGTTCGGCGACCGTGCGGGCGATGTCTCCGCAGCCTGGCTCATATCCCGTATCGCGATCAGGTCCGACCGGGGCGCCGGGGGCGAGCGCCTTGGCTACCTGAAAGGGGGATTCCGGCACTTCATCGCGCGGCTCGAGGAAGAGGCGGCGAGACGGGGCGCCTCGATCATGCCGGACTCTCCCGTCGAGGAGATCCGGCGAGAGGGCAGCGGCTGGCTCGTCAACGGGATGCCATACGACGCAGTCGTATCGACGCTCCCCCCGCAGGTGACTGCCGACCTTGCCGGTCTCGATATCGCCCCGATACCCTACCAGGGCGCCGCCTGCATGACCCTCGCGCTCGACCGGGACGTGACCGACGGCATATACTGGCTGAATATGAAGGATGCGGCCCCCTACGGTGCGGTGGTCTCCCACACCAACTTCGCCCCGCTCGAGTGGTACGGCGAGCATATCGTTTACCTGGCGTCGTACTTTACCGGCCGGCTCCCGGAGAACTTCGAGCAGTCGATGCTTGCCGACTTCTGCAGGCGCTTTGCCGTCGACGAAAGCGAGGTGCACTGGCACCGGCTCGCCGTCGACCCATATGCGGGCCCGGTCTACACGACAGGGCTCCGCAACCGCCTGCCCGCCTACGAAGAGCACGGGCTCTTCCTTGCCGGCATGTTCAGCCCGCCGAACTACCCGGAACGGAGCATGAACGGCTCGGTCGTCGCCGGGCAGGAAGTGGCGAAACGGGTTCTCGCGAGGTTTTTGGATGCGTGA
- a CDS encoding dolichyl-phosphate beta-glucosyltransferase, with amino-acid sequence MREIEVSAVLPVYNDLAALKTAIPRSLEVLEAIAPGRFELLVAEDGSTDGSTGFVREYETGDPRVRLLHADERLGRGRALNRAFAAAEGSIVCYYDVDLATDMQHLAELVEAIRNGYDVATGSRLLPESVIVRSGGREIASRGYNMLTRTILGSSLHDHQCGFKAFRRDRLLSLLPSVTAGHWFWDTEVLVRAQKNGYRIREFPVRWRQGEGTTVRRKDVIEMGSAIVHLWWRLHVEKG; translated from the coding sequence ATGCGTGAGATCGAGGTGAGCGCCGTCCTGCCGGTCTACAACGACCTTGCGGCGCTCAAGACCGCCATACCGCGATCGCTCGAGGTGCTGGAGGCAATCGCACCCGGGAGGTTCGAACTGCTCGTCGCCGAGGACGGGAGCACCGACGGGAGCACGGGGTTCGTCAGGGAGTACGAGACGGGAGACCCCCGGGTCCGCCTGCTTCATGCCGACGAGCGGCTCGGGCGGGGGCGGGCGCTCAACCGCGCGTTTGCCGCGGCGGAGGGATCGATCGTCTGCTACTACGATGTCGACCTCGCCACCGACATGCAGCACCTCGCCGAACTGGTCGAGGCCATCCGGAACGGCTACGATGTCGCAACAGGCTCCCGTCTCCTCCCCGAAAGCGTTATCGTCCGGAGCGGCGGGCGGGAGATCGCGAGCAGGGGCTACAACATGCTCACCCGGACGATCCTCGGAAGCTCGCTTCACGACCACCAGTGCGGGTTCAAGGCGTTCCGACGTGACCGCCTTCTTTCCCTGCTTCCCTCGGTGACCGCAGGCCACTGGTTCTGGGACACCGAGGTGCTGGTGCGGGCGCAGAAGAACGGTTACCGGATACGGGAGTTTCCCGTGCGATGGCGGCAGGGGGAGGGGACGACGGTACGGAGAAAGGACGTAATTGAGATGGGATCGGCGATTGTGCATCTCTGGTGGCGGCTCCATGTGGAAAAAGGTTAG